A stretch of the Plodia interpunctella isolate USDA-ARS_2022_Savannah chromosome Z, ilPloInte3.2, whole genome shotgun sequence genome encodes the following:
- the LOC128683011 gene encoding gamma-aminobutyric acid receptor subunit beta-like isoform X4 — MHTRTRDVHRIVLVLSLAVALLPHADHAAGAGGGGMFGDVNISAILDSLSVSYDKRVRPNYGGPPVEVGVTMYVLSISSVSEVLMDFTLDFYFRQFWTDPRLAYKKRTGVETLSVGSEFIRNIWVPDTFFVNEKQSYFHIATTSNEFIRIHHSGSITRSIRLTITASCPMDLQYFPMDRQLCNIEIESFGYTMRDIRYKWNEGPNSVGVSSEVSLPQFKVLGHRQRAMEISLTTGNYSRLACEIQFVRSMGYYLIQIYIPSGLIVIISWVSFWLNRNATPARVSLGVTTVLTMTTLMSSTNAALPKISYVKSIDVYLGTCFVMVFASLLEYATVGYMAKRIQMRKQRFTAVQKMAAEKKIVIDPSGSSEPLPPPRTSTLNRPIPPSRSSEVRYKAHDPKAYSKGGTLENTINGSRGAPPAPAPQTDEEAPPAHLLHASKGINKLLGTTPSDIDKYSRIVFPVCFVCFNLMYWIIYLHVSDVVADDLVLLGEEN, encoded by the exons GGGAGCGGGCGGAGGAGGGATGTTTGGTGACGTCAATATTTCAGCCATTTTGGATTCGCTAAGTGTTAGCTATGACAAGAGAGTCAGGCCAAATTATGGAG GTCCGCCAGTGGAGGTGGGCGTCACCATGTATGTGCTCTCTATCAGCTCCGTCTCCGAAGTGCTCATG gatTTTACACTGGATTTTTACTTCAGACAGTTTTGGACTGATCCACGACTGGCGTATAAGAAGAGGACAGGCGTGGAAACACTTTCAGTCGGATCAGAATTTATTAGGAATATCTGGGTACCAGACACTTTCTTCGTGAACGAGAAGCAGTCTTATTTCCATATTGCTACTACAAGCAACGAATTCATTCGCATTCATCATTCCGGATCTATTACTAGAAGTATAAG ACTGACTATCACTGCTTCTTGTCCCATGGACTTGCAATATTTTCCCATGGATCGTCAATTATGCAACATCGAAATTGAAAGCT TCGGCTACACCATGCGAGACATCCGATACAAGTGGAACGAAGGGCCCAACTCTGTGGGTGTGTCGAGCGAGGTGTCCCTGCCGCAGTTCAAGGTCCTGGGCCATCGCCAACGCGCAATGGAAATCTCTCTTACCACAG GAAACTACTCCAGGCTGGCATGTGAAATCCAATTCGTTCGGTCCATGGGATACTATTTGATTCAGATTTACATTCCATCCGGGTTGATAGTAATTATATCGTGGGTCTCTTTTTGGTTAAATCGGAACGCGACGCCGGCTCGTGTATCTCTGGGGGTGACTACGGTGCTGACGATGACTACCCTCATGTCGTCTACCAACGCTGCGCTTCCGAAGATATCGTACGTGAAATCCATCGACGTGTACCTGGGCACCTGTTTCGTCATGGTCTTCGCTAGTCTTCTAG aATATGCAACTGTTGGTTATATGGCTAAAAGGATACAAATGAGAAAACAAAGATTTACTGCGGTCCAGAAAATggctgctgagaagaaaattGTGATAGACCCATCAGGTTCCTCAGAACCACTGCCGCCTCCGAGAACAAGCACACTGAACAGACCAATACCGCCTAGCAGATCATCA GAAGTACGGTACAAGGCTCACGACCCCAAAGCTTACTCAAAGGGCGGGACATTGGAAAATACTATCAATGGATCCCGTGGAGCCCCGCCCGCCCCCGCGCCGCAAACAGACGAAGAGGCCCCTCCCGCACACCTCCTACATGCGTCAAAG gGTATCAACAAACTACTGGGCACTACGCCTTCGGACATCGACAAATACTCGCGCATCGTGTTTCCCGTGTGTTTCGTCTGCTTTAACCTAATGTATTGGATCATCTACCTTCACGTGTCAGACGTGGTCGCTGACGACCTGGTCTTACTTGGCGAGGAAAACTAA
- the LOC128683011 gene encoding gamma-aminobutyric acid receptor subunit beta-like isoform X2, with protein MHTRTRDVHRIVLVLSLAVALLPHADHAAGAGGGGMFGDVNISAILDSLSVSYDKRVRPNYGGPPVEVGVTMYVLSISSVSEVLMDFTLDFYFRQFWTDPRLAYKKRTGVETLSVGSEFIRNIWVPDTFFVNEKQSYFHIATTSNEFIRIHHSGSITRSIRLTITASCPMDLQYFPMDRQLCNIEIESFGYTMRDIRYKWNEGPNSVGVSSEVSLPQFKVLGHRQRAMEISLTTGNYSRLACEIQFVRSMGYYLIQIYIPSGLIVIISWVSFWLNRNATPARVSLGVTTVLTMTTLMSSTNAALPKISYVKSIDVYLGTCFVMVFASLLEYATVGYMAKRIQMRKQRFTAVQKMAAEKKIVIDPSGSSEPLPPPRTSTLNRPIPPSRSSQNIHFMKQEVRYKAHDPKAYSKGGTLENTINGSRGAPPAPAPQTDEEAPPAHLLHASKGINKLLGTTPSDIDKYSRIVFPVCFVCFNLMYWIIYLHVSDVVADDLVLLGEEN; from the exons GGGAGCGGGCGGAGGAGGGATGTTTGGTGACGTCAATATTTCAGCCATTTTGGATTCGCTAAGTGTTAGCTATGACAAGAGAGTCAGGCCAAATTATGGAG GTCCGCCAGTGGAGGTGGGCGTCACCATGTATGTGCTCTCTATCAGCTCCGTCTCCGAAGTGCTCATG gatTTTACACTGGATTTTTACTTCAGACAGTTTTGGACTGATCCACGACTGGCGTATAAGAAGAGGACAGGCGTGGAAACACTTTCAGTCGGATCAGAATTTATTAGGAATATCTGGGTACCAGACACTTTCTTCGTGAACGAGAAGCAGTCTTATTTCCATATTGCTACTACAAGCAACGAATTCATTCGCATTCATCATTCCGGATCTATTACTAGAAGTATAAG ACTGACTATCACTGCTTCTTGTCCCATGGACTTGCAATATTTTCCCATGGATCGTCAATTATGCAACATCGAAATTGAAAGCT TCGGCTACACCATGCGAGACATCCGATACAAGTGGAACGAAGGGCCCAACTCTGTGGGTGTGTCGAGCGAGGTGTCCCTGCCGCAGTTCAAGGTCCTGGGCCATCGCCAACGCGCAATGGAAATCTCTCTTACCACAG GAAACTACTCCAGGCTGGCATGTGAAATCCAATTCGTTCGGTCCATGGGATACTATTTGATTCAGATTTACATTCCATCCGGGTTGATAGTAATTATATCGTGGGTCTCTTTTTGGTTAAATCGGAACGCGACGCCGGCTCGTGTATCTCTGGGGGTGACTACGGTGCTGACGATGACTACCCTCATGTCGTCTACCAACGCTGCGCTTCCGAAGATATCGTACGTGAAATCCATCGACGTGTACCTGGGCACCTGTTTCGTCATGGTCTTCGCTAGTCTTCTAG aATATGCAACTGTTGGTTATATGGCTAAAAGGATACAAATGAGAAAACAAAGATTTACTGCGGTCCAGAAAATggctgctgagaagaaaattGTGATAGACCCATCAGGTTCCTCAGAACCACTGCCGCCTCCGAGAACAAGCACACTGAACAGACCAATACCGCCTAGCAGATCATCA caaaatatacattttatgaaacaGGAAGTACGGTACAAGGCTCACGACCCCAAAGCTTACTCAAAGGGCGGGACATTGGAAAATACTATCAATGGATCCCGTGGAGCCCCGCCCGCCCCCGCGCCGCAAACAGACGAAGAGGCCCCTCCCGCACACCTCCTACATGCGTCAAAG gGTATCAACAAACTACTGGGCACTACGCCTTCGGACATCGACAAATACTCGCGCATCGTGTTTCCCGTGTGTTTCGTCTGCTTTAACCTAATGTATTGGATCATCTACCTTCACGTGTCAGACGTGGTCGCTGACGACCTGGTCTTACTTGGCGAGGAAAACTAA
- the LOC128683011 gene encoding gamma-aminobutyric acid receptor subunit beta-like isoform X1, which yields MHTRTRDVHRIVLVLSLAVALLPHADHAAGAGGGGMFGDVNISAILDSLSVSYDKRVRPNYGGPPVDVGVTMYVLSISSLSEVKMDFTLDFYFRQFWTDPRLAYKKRTGVETLSVGSEFIRNIWVPDTFFVNEKQSYFHIATTSNEFIRIHHSGSITRSIRLTITASCPMDLQYFPMDRQLCNIEIESFGYTMRDIRYKWNEGPNSVGVSSEVSLPQFKVLGHRQRAMEISLTTGNYSRLACEIQFVRSMGYYLIQIYIPSGLIVIISWVSFWLNRNATPARVSLGVTTVLTMTTLMSSTNAALPKISYVKSIDVYLGTCFVMVFASLLEYATVGYMAKRIQMRKQRFTAVQKMAAEKKIVIDPSGSSEPLPPPRTSTLNRPIPPSRSSQNIHFMKQEVRYKAHDPKAYSKGGTLENTINGSRGAPPAPAPQTDEEAPPAHLLHASKGINKLLGTTPSDIDKYSRIVFPVCFVCFNLMYWIIYLHVSDVVADDLVLLGEEN from the exons GGGAGCGGGCGGAGGAGGGATGTTTGGTGACGTCAATATTTCAGCCATTTTGGATTCGCTAAGTGTTAGCTATGACAAGAGAGTCAGGCCAAATTATGGAG GACCGCCTGTGGATGTGGGAGTCACCATGTACGTGCTCTCCATCAGCTCCTTATCTGAAGTGAAAATG gatTTTACACTGGATTTTTACTTCAGACAGTTTTGGACTGATCCACGACTGGCGTATAAGAAGAGGACAGGCGTGGAAACACTTTCAGTCGGATCAGAATTTATTAGGAATATCTGGGTACCAGACACTTTCTTCGTGAACGAGAAGCAGTCTTATTTCCATATTGCTACTACAAGCAACGAATTCATTCGCATTCATCATTCCGGATCTATTACTAGAAGTATAAG ACTGACTATCACTGCTTCTTGTCCCATGGACTTGCAATATTTTCCCATGGATCGTCAATTATGCAACATCGAAATTGAAAGCT TCGGCTACACCATGCGAGACATCCGATACAAGTGGAACGAAGGGCCCAACTCTGTGGGTGTGTCGAGCGAGGTGTCCCTGCCGCAGTTCAAGGTCCTGGGCCATCGCCAACGCGCAATGGAAATCTCTCTTACCACAG GAAACTACTCCAGGCTGGCATGTGAAATCCAATTCGTTCGGTCCATGGGATACTATTTGATTCAGATTTACATTCCATCCGGGTTGATAGTAATTATATCGTGGGTCTCTTTTTGGTTAAATCGGAACGCGACGCCGGCTCGTGTATCTCTGGGGGTGACTACGGTGCTGACGATGACTACCCTCATGTCGTCTACCAACGCTGCGCTTCCGAAGATATCGTACGTGAAATCCATCGACGTGTACCTGGGCACCTGTTTCGTCATGGTCTTCGCTAGTCTTCTAG aATATGCAACTGTTGGTTATATGGCTAAAAGGATACAAATGAGAAAACAAAGATTTACTGCGGTCCAGAAAATggctgctgagaagaaaattGTGATAGACCCATCAGGTTCCTCAGAACCACTGCCGCCTCCGAGAACAAGCACACTGAACAGACCAATACCGCCTAGCAGATCATCA caaaatatacattttatgaaacaGGAAGTACGGTACAAGGCTCACGACCCCAAAGCTTACTCAAAGGGCGGGACATTGGAAAATACTATCAATGGATCCCGTGGAGCCCCGCCCGCCCCCGCGCCGCAAACAGACGAAGAGGCCCCTCCCGCACACCTCCTACATGCGTCAAAG gGTATCAACAAACTACTGGGCACTACGCCTTCGGACATCGACAAATACTCGCGCATCGTGTTTCCCGTGTGTTTCGTCTGCTTTAACCTAATGTATTGGATCATCTACCTTCACGTGTCAGACGTGGTCGCTGACGACCTGGTCTTACTTGGCGAGGAAAACTAA
- the LOC128683011 gene encoding gamma-aminobutyric acid receptor subunit beta-like isoform X5, with translation MVIEVYAACKQMKANISCTGKSQDFTLDFYFRQFWTDPRLAYKKRTGVETLSVGSEFIRNIWVPDTFFVNEKQSYFHIATTSNEFIRIHHSGSITRSIRLTITASCPMDLQYFPMDRQLCNIEIESFGYTMRDIRYKWNEGPNSVGVSSEVSLPQFKVLGHRQRAMEISLTTGNYSRLACEIQFVRSMGYYLIQIYIPSGLIVIISWVSFWLNRNATPARVSLGVTTVLTMTTLMSSTNAALPKISYVKSIDVYLGTCFVMVFASLLEYATVGYMAKRIQMRKQRFTAVQKMAAEKKIVIDPSGSSEPLPPPRTSTLNRPIPPSRSSQNIHFMKQEVRYKAHDPKAYSKGGTLENTINGSRGAPPAPAPQTDEEAPPAHLLHASKGINKLLGTTPSDIDKYSRIVFPVCFVCFNLMYWIIYLHVSDVVADDLVLLGEEN, from the exons ATGGTTATAGAGGTGTATGCTGCTTGTAAACAAATGAAGGCCAATATCAGTTGCACAGGGAAATCCCAG gatTTTACACTGGATTTTTACTTCAGACAGTTTTGGACTGATCCACGACTGGCGTATAAGAAGAGGACAGGCGTGGAAACACTTTCAGTCGGATCAGAATTTATTAGGAATATCTGGGTACCAGACACTTTCTTCGTGAACGAGAAGCAGTCTTATTTCCATATTGCTACTACAAGCAACGAATTCATTCGCATTCATCATTCCGGATCTATTACTAGAAGTATAAG ACTGACTATCACTGCTTCTTGTCCCATGGACTTGCAATATTTTCCCATGGATCGTCAATTATGCAACATCGAAATTGAAAGCT TCGGCTACACCATGCGAGACATCCGATACAAGTGGAACGAAGGGCCCAACTCTGTGGGTGTGTCGAGCGAGGTGTCCCTGCCGCAGTTCAAGGTCCTGGGCCATCGCCAACGCGCAATGGAAATCTCTCTTACCACAG GAAACTACTCCAGGCTGGCATGTGAAATCCAATTCGTTCGGTCCATGGGATACTATTTGATTCAGATTTACATTCCATCCGGGTTGATAGTAATTATATCGTGGGTCTCTTTTTGGTTAAATCGGAACGCGACGCCGGCTCGTGTATCTCTGGGGGTGACTACGGTGCTGACGATGACTACCCTCATGTCGTCTACCAACGCTGCGCTTCCGAAGATATCGTACGTGAAATCCATCGACGTGTACCTGGGCACCTGTTTCGTCATGGTCTTCGCTAGTCTTCTAG aATATGCAACTGTTGGTTATATGGCTAAAAGGATACAAATGAGAAAACAAAGATTTACTGCGGTCCAGAAAATggctgctgagaagaaaattGTGATAGACCCATCAGGTTCCTCAGAACCACTGCCGCCTCCGAGAACAAGCACACTGAACAGACCAATACCGCCTAGCAGATCATCA caaaatatacattttatgaaacaGGAAGTACGGTACAAGGCTCACGACCCCAAAGCTTACTCAAAGGGCGGGACATTGGAAAATACTATCAATGGATCCCGTGGAGCCCCGCCCGCCCCCGCGCCGCAAACAGACGAAGAGGCCCCTCCCGCACACCTCCTACATGCGTCAAAG gGTATCAACAAACTACTGGGCACTACGCCTTCGGACATCGACAAATACTCGCGCATCGTGTTTCCCGTGTGTTTCGTCTGCTTTAACCTAATGTATTGGATCATCTACCTTCACGTGTCAGACGTGGTCGCTGACGACCTGGTCTTACTTGGCGAGGAAAACTAA
- the LOC128683011 gene encoding gamma-aminobutyric acid receptor subunit beta-like isoform X3 produces MHTRTRDVHRIVLVLSLAVALLPHADHAAGAGGGGMFGDVNISAILDSLSVSYDKRVRPNYGGPPVDVGVTMYVLSISSLSEVKMDFTLDFYFRQFWTDPRLAYKKRTGVETLSVGSEFIRNIWVPDTFFVNEKQSYFHIATTSNEFIRIHHSGSITRSIRLTITASCPMDLQYFPMDRQLCNIEIESFGYTMRDIRYKWNEGPNSVGVSSEVSLPQFKVLGHRQRAMEISLTTGNYSRLACEIQFVRSMGYYLIQIYIPSGLIVIISWVSFWLNRNATPARVSLGVTTVLTMTTLMSSTNAALPKISYVKSIDVYLGTCFVMVFASLLEYATVGYMAKRIQMRKQRFTAVQKMAAEKKIVIDPSGSSEPLPPPRTSTLNRPIPPSRSSEVRYKAHDPKAYSKGGTLENTINGSRGAPPAPAPQTDEEAPPAHLLHASKGINKLLGTTPSDIDKYSRIVFPVCFVCFNLMYWIIYLHVSDVVADDLVLLGEEN; encoded by the exons GGGAGCGGGCGGAGGAGGGATGTTTGGTGACGTCAATATTTCAGCCATTTTGGATTCGCTAAGTGTTAGCTATGACAAGAGAGTCAGGCCAAATTATGGAG GACCGCCTGTGGATGTGGGAGTCACCATGTACGTGCTCTCCATCAGCTCCTTATCTGAAGTGAAAATG gatTTTACACTGGATTTTTACTTCAGACAGTTTTGGACTGATCCACGACTGGCGTATAAGAAGAGGACAGGCGTGGAAACACTTTCAGTCGGATCAGAATTTATTAGGAATATCTGGGTACCAGACACTTTCTTCGTGAACGAGAAGCAGTCTTATTTCCATATTGCTACTACAAGCAACGAATTCATTCGCATTCATCATTCCGGATCTATTACTAGAAGTATAAG ACTGACTATCACTGCTTCTTGTCCCATGGACTTGCAATATTTTCCCATGGATCGTCAATTATGCAACATCGAAATTGAAAGCT TCGGCTACACCATGCGAGACATCCGATACAAGTGGAACGAAGGGCCCAACTCTGTGGGTGTGTCGAGCGAGGTGTCCCTGCCGCAGTTCAAGGTCCTGGGCCATCGCCAACGCGCAATGGAAATCTCTCTTACCACAG GAAACTACTCCAGGCTGGCATGTGAAATCCAATTCGTTCGGTCCATGGGATACTATTTGATTCAGATTTACATTCCATCCGGGTTGATAGTAATTATATCGTGGGTCTCTTTTTGGTTAAATCGGAACGCGACGCCGGCTCGTGTATCTCTGGGGGTGACTACGGTGCTGACGATGACTACCCTCATGTCGTCTACCAACGCTGCGCTTCCGAAGATATCGTACGTGAAATCCATCGACGTGTACCTGGGCACCTGTTTCGTCATGGTCTTCGCTAGTCTTCTAG aATATGCAACTGTTGGTTATATGGCTAAAAGGATACAAATGAGAAAACAAAGATTTACTGCGGTCCAGAAAATggctgctgagaagaaaattGTGATAGACCCATCAGGTTCCTCAGAACCACTGCCGCCTCCGAGAACAAGCACACTGAACAGACCAATACCGCCTAGCAGATCATCA GAAGTACGGTACAAGGCTCACGACCCCAAAGCTTACTCAAAGGGCGGGACATTGGAAAATACTATCAATGGATCCCGTGGAGCCCCGCCCGCCCCCGCGCCGCAAACAGACGAAGAGGCCCCTCCCGCACACCTCCTACATGCGTCAAAG gGTATCAACAAACTACTGGGCACTACGCCTTCGGACATCGACAAATACTCGCGCATCGTGTTTCCCGTGTGTTTCGTCTGCTTTAACCTAATGTATTGGATCATCTACCTTCACGTGTCAGACGTGGTCGCTGACGACCTGGTCTTACTTGGCGAGGAAAACTAA